The segment CGGTGTTGTGCAGTCTCGGATGCATAACATGTGTTGTGGTGTCGTCTCGGCCTCACATGTATATTTACTCTGGGTAACAACAGGATCTCGCTTTAGTAGTATTAATCGGCACATATGTTTACTTAGTTCCAGCCATGTACTAAGTATGATATCATAAAGAATATAACCTTATATATGCGAAAGTACCCATCTGAGCTAGAGCTCAAATGAGCTCGGATGACCAATAAAATTGAAAAAAAGAATCAAAAATCTGATTTTTTTTTTGGTAAACTTTGACAAATGTTCTACTTCCTCTGTTcgtaaatataagtctttttagatcTTACATTATGGACtacgtacggagcaaaatgaTTGAATCCACACTCTAAAATAAGTCTATATACATCCTATGTAGTTTGTAATGGAATCtttaaaaatacttatatttaggaacggagggagtaagtGTTTGCTAATTTTCATCATGAGAAAACATTCTTGTGAGGCATGGCAAAAAAAAGGAACAAAATCAGTGCTCCAAAATGCTTTTGAAGGTAGCATTTTTAGAGCattgattttattttatttttgcaagCCTTCCACGAATGTGATCGCATGATGAAAATTTGCAAGCACTTACAACACTTATCAAAGTTTAccaaaaaaatcagaattttttgattttttttcgatTTTACTATTCATCCGAGCTCATTTGAGCAGATACTCCACGTCCCTATATATGTTACCTTTCAATGCAATCTAAAGAATGAAGCCCTTTGTATGTAACCACATGTGAAATACAAAAATATAAATGTTATAACCAACACTAATACCCAGAAACTGGAATTAACGGTTACAGGAGTCGGCTCAGGTTTGGGACAGACAAACAAATGACATGCATCAGATCATAGTCAAATACATCACTGCCATAAAAATCTGAAACTGAGTACAAGATACCATACTCCAACCACACATCCAAGTGATGCCAAAATAACAACGACAAATTTCCTTTCAACGATCACATGATTTTCCTATGGACATATTTCATGCATTCCGACACATTCTTATAGAAGAAGCTGCTCCAGCTAGCAAATATAGCCATGCATAAAAAGAATGCACATCCATCAAAGACACAGAGAGAACATGCTGGGGACAACCCACATAGGCTGCACCATGCTGCCTTGGCTCATTGAAACAAAATTATCTGGATCGGAGGCGGGCTTGCCCAGCTCAAATGCAGCCCAATGTTCAGAATCATGGGAATAGCAGTATACTCGGTTGCTCTTTCCTCCCCACCTCTCCGGGTTCATGAAAGATAATGGTTGGCTTCTTTTGTCGGTGCTGATGAAGATCACCCAATTCCCCAACTCCTCCACCTGCACCCACTTTGGATGCCCAGTTGACTGGTCGAGGCggaaggcttcaaaggtatccCCTCTCGCCGGAAATGATCCCCGACAACCGACcatgagaagcatatccccacaCGCCACCAGGCATACATTGGCAAGATGCCGTATGGTGGACATGATTTCCTCCCAACTTACTATCATTTTTTGTATGCAGATCTGAGGTGCCAAATGCACGGCAAAGAGCATGCCACCAGAGTCCATCCCAAAGATCTGGCCTCTGAAGGTCACGATCTGCTTGACCGTTCCATCGCAGGGACAAGGCCTCAACCAAGAATGACTAGCAGCATGCCAGAAGAAACTGTGGGATCCGTTAGTGACAAGGAGATGTGAGTTGGGTGACCATAGGGGACCCGTGAGGGCACCGTAGTAAACCTCGGTGTATTCGTCACCCGGTAGCTGTGGCGGTGTAACAGTAACACCTGTAAACGCATCAACAATGAGACATGACCTGTTGCAAGAGAAGATGAGATGGCCATAAGAAGCACCCACGAAGCAGAAACTACCCAGCGGACTCTGGGGGTCATTACTTAGACGAGAAAGATTAATTAGGGGAATCTGAGAGCAAAGACGCGAGTGTTGGCTGGCTAGATCAAGGACACGACATGGATATTTGTCACCAAATTTTGGCGGCATACGGGGAGAGCGCACCGGGACATCAGGTTGGAGGAGGAGAGGCGGGAAGAGCGTTGAGAAGGTAGATTTCGATGGATACGAGGAGAGGGCATCACACCATGAGCG is part of the Triticum urartu cultivar G1812 unplaced genomic scaffold, Tu2.1 TuUngrouped_contig_1356, whole genome shotgun sequence genome and harbors:
- the LOC125526675 gene encoding uncharacterized protein LOC125526675 isoform X2 produces the protein MSGHQGWADLPDVLLHSIVALLGSFSDLLAFAATCRSWSCLIVDAFTGVTVTPPQLPGDEYTEVYYGALTGPLWSPNSHLLVTNGSHSFFWHAASHSWLRPCPCDGTVKQIVTFRGQIFGMDSGGMLFAVHLAPQICIQKMIVSWEEIMSTIRHLANVCLVACGDMLLMVGCRGSFPARGDTFEAFRLDQSTGHPKWVQVEELGNWVIFISTDKRSQPLSFMNPERWGGKSNRVYCYSHDSEHWAAFELGKPASDPDNFVSMSQGSMVQPMWVVPSMFSLCL
- the LOC125526675 gene encoding uncharacterized protein LOC125526675 isoform X1, with the translated sequence MSGHQGWADLPDVLLHSIVALLGSFSDLLAFAATCRSWCDALSSYPSKSTFSTLFPPLLLQPDVPVRSPRMPPKFGDKYPCRVLDLASQHSRLCSQIPLINLSRLSNDPQSPLGSFCFVGASYGHLIFSCNRSCLIVDAFTGVTVTPPQLPGDEYTEVYYGALTGPLWSPNSHLLVTNGSHSFFWHAASHSWLRPCPCDGTVKQIVTFRGQIFGMDSGGMLFAVHLAPQICIQKMIVSWEEIMSTIRHLANVCLVACGDMLLMVGCRGSFPARGDTFEAFRLDQSTGHPKWVQVEELGNWVIFISTDKRSQPLSFMNPERWGGKSNRVYCYSHDSEHWAAFELGKPASDPDNFVSMSQGSMVQPMWVVPSMFSLCL